In Natranaerobius trueperi, a single window of DNA contains:
- the sfsA gene encoding DNA/RNA nuclease SfsA produces the protein MIYEFPSLVTGEFVKRKNRFVAEVKVAGNKELCHVPNSGRMKELLLEGSKVMLRHHPHTNRKTSYDLYLVQYEGFWVSIDSRLPNKLVEHMVENSIFPKESSISSNTSVISKEPKYGSGRFDLKLTNKVNDIFVECKSVTLVEDGQALFPDAPTKRGKRHLFELVESVKEGYKALIIFLVQRDDAKFFSPNWEMDRDFSNALVYAKDNGVKVESYSFRVTTEGLYYCNPLFVKLD, from the coding sequence TTGATTTATGAATTTCCTTCTCTTGTAACAGGAGAATTTGTAAAAAGAAAAAATAGATTTGTAGCAGAAGTGAAAGTAGCAGGTAACAAAGAATTATGTCATGTACCTAACTCTGGGAGAATGAAAGAACTATTACTAGAAGGCTCAAAAGTAATGCTTCGCCATCATCCTCACACAAATAGAAAAACGTCATATGATTTATATTTAGTACAATATGAGGGTTTTTGGGTATCTATAGATAGTCGACTACCAAATAAATTAGTAGAACATATGGTAGAAAATTCAATTTTTCCAAAAGAGTCTAGTATTTCTTCAAATACTAGTGTTATTTCTAAAGAACCAAAGTATGGATCAGGTAGATTTGATTTAAAACTTACTAATAAAGTAAATGATATCTTTGTTGAGTGTAAATCAGTTACATTAGTTGAAGATGGCCAAGCTTTATTTCCAGATGCTCCCACAAAACGTGGTAAAAGACATCTATTCGAGCTTGTGGAATCTGTAAAAGAAGGTTATAAGGCTTTAATAATTTTTTTAGTGCAACGAGATGATGCAAAGTTTTTTTCGCCTAATTGGGAAATGGACAGAGACTTTTCTAATGCATTAGTTTATGCTAAAGATAATGGAGTAAAGGTTGAAAGTTATTCTTTTAGAGTAACTACAGAGGGGTTATATTACTGTAATCCTCTTTTTGTTAAACTAGATTAA
- a CDS encoding aldehyde ferredoxin oxidoreductase family protein — MNILRVNLSNKEVKTEELSSDEAILGGRGFIANKLHKEVEPTTDPLYGNNKLIFAGGVFAGTQVTSSGRLSVGAKSPLTGGIKESNAGGTSADRLAELGYRALIIEGISEETSPLVLMLNNQSAKLVPDESLKDLGNYETAKKLKQENPNSGLITVGPAGEHGMLSACISNTDNDDTPSRVNGRGGLGAVMGIKGLKAIVIDDSKETKIQIEREEQYNQLAKDFSRLVANSESTANYRKYGTAALVKVTDGLGALPTKNFSRGSFEGSDNISGQTMYETITERGGEGTPSHSCMKTCVIRCSNVFPDENGKTLVAPLEYETIGLVGSNLGISSLDEIAKINWECNDIGIDTIEFGATMGVAMDEGLCEFGDFESVMDMLHEIRENTLLGRMVASGCNLLGKITGARRVPSVKGQGLPAYDPRAIKGLGVTYATSPMGADHTAGNTVRAPLEHNKKDGQVEASKNLQPFVAALDTLGMCMFLAPSIGKKRHFITDLINAKLGTEYSEKDLLELGRQVLNDERLFNEKAGITSSYDDLPAFFREEENPDSNSKFDIDKQELQKTFEF; from the coding sequence GTGAATATTTTAAGAGTTAACCTGTCAAATAAAGAGGTTAAAACAGAAGAGCTGTCATCTGATGAAGCTATCTTAGGTGGTAGAGGATTTATTGCAAATAAATTACATAAAGAGGTGGAACCAACAACTGATCCGTTGTATGGAAACAATAAATTAATTTTTGCAGGTGGAGTTTTTGCAGGTACTCAAGTAACTAGTAGTGGTAGACTATCTGTTGGTGCTAAAAGTCCTCTAACAGGAGGTATAAAAGAGAGTAATGCTGGTGGGACAAGTGCGGATAGGTTAGCTGAACTTGGTTATCGTGCCCTTATAATCGAAGGGATATCAGAAGAAACTTCGCCACTTGTACTTATGTTAAATAACCAAAGTGCTAAATTAGTACCAGATGAAAGCTTAAAAGACCTAGGAAATTATGAAACTGCTAAAAAATTAAAACAAGAGAACCCAAATTCAGGTTTAATAACTGTAGGTCCTGCAGGTGAGCATGGTATGTTGTCAGCATGTATATCAAACACAGATAATGATGATACACCTAGTCGAGTTAATGGTCGTGGAGGACTAGGTGCAGTTATGGGTATAAAAGGATTAAAAGCAATAGTTATAGATGATTCAAAAGAAACAAAGATACAAATTGAAAGAGAGGAACAATATAATCAATTAGCAAAAGACTTTAGTCGTTTAGTTGCTAATAGTGAATCTACAGCTAATTATCGCAAATATGGAACAGCTGCTTTAGTTAAAGTAACAGATGGTTTGGGTGCATTACCTACTAAAAACTTTTCTAGAGGTAGCTTTGAAGGAAGTGACAATATATCAGGACAAACTATGTATGAGACCATTACAGAAAGAGGTGGAGAAGGCACCCCTAGTCATAGCTGTATGAAGACTTGTGTTATTAGGTGTTCAAATGTTTTCCCTGATGAAAATGGTAAAACTTTAGTAGCACCTTTAGAATATGAAACAATTGGTTTGGTTGGATCTAACCTTGGAATATCTTCTTTAGATGAAATTGCTAAAATAAATTGGGAATGTAATGATATTGGAATAGACACTATTGAATTTGGCGCTACAATGGGAGTAGCAATGGATGAAGGGTTATGTGAATTTGGTGATTTTGAAAGTGTTATGGATATGCTTCACGAGATAAGAGAGAATACTCTTCTTGGAAGAATGGTGGCTTCAGGTTGTAATTTACTAGGAAAGATAACTGGAGCTAGACGTGTCCCATCTGTCAAAGGACAAGGATTACCCGCGTATGATCCAAGAGCAATTAAAGGATTAGGTGTAACTTATGCTACAAGTCCTATGGGTGCAGATCATACGGCAGGTAATACAGTTAGAGCCCCTTTAGAACATAACAAAAAAGATGGACAAGTTGAAGCCTCAAAAAATCTACAACCTTTTGTAGCAGCTTTGGATACATTAGGAATGTGTATGTTCTTAGCACCTTCTATTGGTAAAAAGAGACATTTTATTACTGATCTAATAAATGCTAAGTTAGGTACTGAATATAGTGAGAAAGATTTACTTGAGTTAGGTAGACAGGTTTTAAATGATGAGCGCCTATTTAATGAAAAAGCTGGTATTACTAGTAGTTATGATGATCTGCCTGCCTTTTTTAGAGAAGAAGAAAACCCTGATTCTAACTCTAAATTTGATATAGATAAACAGGAATTACAAAAGACTTTTGAATTTTAA
- the fabZ gene encoding 3-hydroxyacyl-ACP dehydratase FabZ, with protein sequence MNKTWDIEQIKEIIPHRYPFLLVDKLTELVPGEKATGIKNVTGNEHYLQGHFPDRPLMPGVLQIEAMAQVGACALMSLPENQGKLAVFGGVDKVKFKRQVVPGDTLQITVELTKTKGSIGKGEGSIYVGDELAVKGELTFALVEK encoded by the coding sequence ATGAACAAAACTTGGGATATTGAACAGATAAAAGAAATTATACCTCATCGCTATCCATTTTTATTAGTGGATAAACTTACAGAACTTGTCCCTGGTGAAAAGGCGACAGGTATTAAAAATGTAACTGGAAATGAACATTATCTACAAGGTCACTTTCCAGATCGTCCATTAATGCCAGGAGTATTACAGATAGAAGCAATGGCTCAGGTAGGCGCTTGTGCTCTTATGAGCCTACCTGAAAACCAAGGTAAGCTTGCTGTTTTTGGAGGAGTAGATAAAGTTAAATTTAAACGTCAGGTAGTACCTGGTGATACTTTACAGATCACTGTAGAACTTACTAAAACCAAAGGCAGTATCGGTAAGGGTGAAGGATCAATCTATGTTGGTGATGAATTAGCTGTTAAAGGTGAACTTACTTTTGCTCTTGTTGAGAAGTAA
- a CDS encoding metal-dependent hydrolase, with the protein MELKFIGHGCVQLSEKNDKLIFDPFIDDNPLANISSDDVSPNYILLSHFHDDHKGDAFQIAKDNDSLIISTAEIAGAAEQEGLKSHPMHIGGTKEFDFGSVKITPALHGSGIAGGHACGFVVNFHGKSIYYAGDTGLFSDMKLISEFFDLDFAILPIGSNFTMDINEAVLATQFLKPKGVIPIHYNTWPPIEADPKEFQQKVSEKTNSECFILDPGESIDIT; encoded by the coding sequence ATGGAACTAAAGTTCATCGGTCATGGATGTGTTCAATTATCAGAAAAAAACGACAAATTAATCTTTGATCCTTTTATTGATGACAATCCATTAGCTAATATTTCTTCTGATGACGTGTCACCAAATTACATTTTGTTATCACACTTTCATGATGATCACAAAGGGGATGCTTTTCAAATTGCAAAAGATAATGATTCACTGATTATTTCTACTGCAGAAATAGCAGGGGCAGCTGAACAGGAAGGATTAAAGAGCCATCCAATGCACATTGGAGGTACTAAAGAGTTTGATTTTGGCTCAGTTAAGATAACACCAGCACTGCACGGATCAGGTATTGCAGGTGGTCATGCTTGTGGGTTTGTAGTAAACTTTCATGGTAAATCAATCTACTATGCTGGTGATACAGGATTGTTTAGTGATATGAAATTAATCTCAGAGTTTTTTGATCTTGACTTTGCCATTTTACCTATAGGAAGTAATTTCACTATGGATATTAATGAAGCTGTTCTTGCAACTCAGTTTTTAAAACCAAAAGGTGTTATTCCAATTCACTACAATACATGGCCTCCAATAGAAGCAGATCCTAAAGAATTCCAACAAAAAGTCTCAGAAAAAACTAATAGTGAATGTTTTATCTTAGATCCAGGTGAATCTATTGATATAACATAA
- a CDS encoding carboxypeptidase-like regulatory domain-containing protein: MNLFKNIVTNRIKRGRFILGLIILLSSYVIAGEILYAFSDNRPGYSQDYYQNIIRYFPMQRADALYGRAQFLKGYAMDDTTFVLNNRNGSLGNGKSHKDPVLAEDKDPLNEAKKLFIDLKESFPTYSRAERASYQLGKIYLYEGELEKAKKYAEEFLNTRTGFSLEGHSLMIHIYLELDELQKAKDLYFESIDHPERKPIDSHIGILLGDRLSNLEEYEIANEVYESELKFLDDWHEKYQKERLEIEGNDSYPADLDVYRYKSTLLHRKAGLNNLREDNGATLKGYVAFDGEKKAGVDVYLVRPYHNVRSYEMISKAPSTVTDELGEFEFDNLSPGRYTVAVSKDKDELDGYVKKERDTLFVELDENTSKEQPIEFTSMIDTSEIEITDEGEFTFDWSQERDASYYNFGIGEIFRNEKDELSLIRIRSLKKGITDNELNTDLKELWKLDPGYYSWRNHISKGSVFGLPYPTGEFIPVISAYDEDGNFISNNLGYNMYSDEDRLNIFEVREKFMTEGFDSVNELIESREHIDVINELENSYENVEGYDKEYLLALSRIYKYGTNHYGRNQNLDLSLEYQDKLLELVDNDQLKLNKAQTFYLQGDYKNAKETIYQLLENGLEDEFLVNEVKEYLAKIYLLEGEVNEALDIYKDILDNAKNPDDFKDHNLLAALVLSNSYDEIYELGFQDTNIRDEYLYAVELMTNEQDSKFYKDYFKPAIIKLIESQKGDQDKIRDAREIIQEMSHEYPNKRGELYFLVRLYTDIS, encoded by the coding sequence TTGAATTTATTTAAAAACATTGTAACTAATAGAATAAAAAGAGGGCGATTCATATTAGGATTAATAATATTATTATCTTCTTATGTGATAGCGGGTGAGATTTTATATGCATTTTCTGATAATCGACCAGGTTATTCACAGGACTATTATCAAAATATTATAAGGTACTTTCCGATGCAAAGAGCAGATGCATTGTATGGACGAGCACAATTCTTAAAAGGATATGCCATGGATGATACGACATTTGTACTTAATAATAGAAACGGAAGTTTAGGTAATGGAAAATCCCATAAAGATCCTGTTTTAGCAGAAGATAAAGATCCATTAAACGAAGCAAAGAAATTATTTATTGATTTAAAAGAAAGTTTTCCAACTTACAGTAGAGCAGAAAGAGCTTCATATCAATTAGGTAAAATTTATTTATATGAAGGTGAATTAGAAAAAGCAAAAAAATATGCTGAAGAATTTTTAAATACAAGAACTGGTTTTTCGCTTGAGGGCCATTCATTAATGATCCACATTTATTTAGAACTTGATGAACTACAAAAAGCAAAGGATTTGTATTTCGAATCTATTGATCACCCTGAACGAAAACCAATAGATTCACATATTGGAATATTATTAGGTGATAGATTAAGTAACTTAGAAGAGTATGAAATTGCAAATGAAGTATACGAATCAGAGTTAAAATTCTTAGATGACTGGCATGAAAAGTATCAAAAAGAGCGATTAGAGATAGAAGGTAATGATTCTTATCCCGCTGATTTAGATGTTTATCGCTATAAATCTACCCTTCTGCATAGAAAGGCTGGACTTAATAATTTAAGAGAAGATAATGGTGCTACATTAAAAGGTTATGTGGCTTTTGATGGTGAGAAAAAAGCAGGTGTAGATGTTTATTTAGTTAGACCTTATCATAATGTAAGGTCATATGAAATGATCTCAAAGGCACCTAGTACAGTTACAGATGAGTTAGGTGAATTTGAATTTGATAACCTAAGTCCTGGAAGGTATACTGTAGCTGTTTCGAAAGATAAAGATGAGCTAGATGGTTATGTTAAAAAAGAAAGAGATACTTTATTTGTAGAACTTGATGAAAACACTAGTAAAGAACAACCAATTGAGTTTACTAGTATGATTGATACCTCTGAAATTGAAATAACAGATGAAGGTGAGTTTACTTTTGACTGGTCACAAGAAAGAGATGCTTCTTATTATAATTTTGGAATTGGTGAGATATTTAGAAATGAAAAAGATGAACTTTCTTTAATCAGAATAAGGAGTCTGAAAAAAGGAATTACAGATAATGAGTTAAATACAGATCTAAAAGAATTATGGAAACTAGATCCAGGATATTATAGTTGGAGAAATCATATCTCAAAGGGAAGTGTTTTTGGATTACCTTATCCAACAGGAGAGTTCATACCTGTGATATCTGCTTATGATGAAGATGGTAACTTCATCTCAAATAATTTAGGTTATAATATGTACAGTGATGAAGATAGACTAAATATATTTGAAGTTCGTGAAAAATTTATGACAGAAGGTTTTGATTCAGTTAATGAGTTAATTGAAAGTAGAGAGCATATTGATGTCATTAATGAATTAGAAAACTCGTATGAGAATGTTGAGGGGTATGACAAAGAATATCTTTTAGCTCTTTCAAGGATCTATAAATATGGTACTAATCATTACGGTAGAAACCAAAATCTAGACCTGTCCTTAGAGTATCAAGATAAATTACTAGAACTAGTAGATAATGATCAATTAAAATTAAATAAAGCTCAGACCTTCTATTTACAAGGTGATTACAAAAATGCTAAAGAAACAATTTATCAGTTATTAGAAAACGGTTTAGAAGATGAATTTTTAGTTAATGAAGTAAAAGAGTACTTGGCTAAGATTTATTTACTAGAAGGAGAAGTAAATGAAGCATTAGATATCTATAAAGATATTTTAGATAATGCTAAAAACCCAGATGATTTTAAAGATCATAATCTATTAGCAGCTTTAGTTTTATCAAATAGTTATGATGAAATTTATGAATTAGGTTTTCAAGATACTAATATTAGAGATGAATATCTTTATGCTGTAGAGCTGATGACAAATGAACAAGATAGCAAATTCTATAAAGATTATTTCAAACCAGCTATAATTAAACTTATTGAAAGTCAAAAAGGTGATCAAGATAAAATTCGAGATGCAAGAGAAATCATCCAAGAGATGTCCCATGAATATCCTAATAAAAGAGGAGAACTATATTTTCTTGTTAGATTGTATACTGATATAAGTTAA
- a CDS encoding isochorismatase family cysteine hydrolase, translated as MKTNETALLIIDMQYESNFGIEGVDEAIANAKSAIETAREFDIPVIYTRQVNRYDNIGTSLYEPTDENGKPIFYTSDKKNVEIFKEIYPKDDEIVIDKYRWSAFHETSLDLFLKDIGVKNIIIGGFVTDGCVMTSAFDAFFNNYKVTLVKDMCKTTNEGAQMSSILIMCNWIYGLEVINTSEVVKKIKGEKYRAWNWRKPDEIKFSPESLAQHYKDLT; from the coding sequence ATGAAAACTAATGAAACTGCTTTATTAATTATTGATATGCAATATGAATCAAATTTTGGTATCGAAGGGGTAGATGAAGCGATAGCAAATGCTAAATCAGCCATAGAAACAGCTAGAGAATTTGACATTCCAGTTATTTATACTAGACAAGTCAATAGATATGATAACATCGGGACATCATTATATGAACCTACAGATGAAAATGGAAAGCCCATATTCTATACTTCAGATAAAAAAAATGTAGAAATTTTTAAAGAAATTTATCCTAAAGATGATGAAATAGTTATCGATAAATATAGATGGAGTGCTTTTCATGAAACCAGTTTAGATCTATTTCTAAAAGATATTGGAGTAAAAAATATTATTATTGGTGGGTTTGTAACAGATGGTTGTGTTATGACCAGTGCTTTTGACGCTTTTTTTAACAACTATAAAGTTACTCTAGTAAAAGATATGTGTAAGACAACAAACGAAGGTGCTCAAATGTCTTCAATTTTAATTATGTGTAACTGGATCTATGGTTTAGAAGTTATTAATACAAGTGAAGTTGTAAAAAAAATCAAAGGCGAAAAATATCGGGCATGGAATTGGAGAAAACCTGATGAAATCAAGTTTTCCCCTGAATCTTTAGCCCAACATTACAAAGATCTTACTTAA
- a CDS encoding MBL fold metallo-hydrolase RNA specificity domain-containing protein: MKVTFLGAAKTVTGSSFLIETEHSKLLVDCGLFQGGRAKERNAKSISFDSKEIDFVLLTHAHIDHSGLIPKLIKDGFRGEVHATEPTVDLCGIMLPDSGYIHEMEANWKNRKRMRSNKPKVEPLYTAEDAYNSFGHFREQKYEQLVTLTPEIAFKFHDAGHILGSSILELWITEDGKQNKLVFSGDLGKPNQPIIKDPSIVEEADYLFLESTYGTRIHEDETTRSEKLAQVINETMKAEGNLIIPSFAVGRTQDLLYTINKLITEDKLESIPDVYIDSPLAISATEIFRRHPSMYDLKTRKFILDGESPFDSPYVTYTRTAEASKELNERQKGAVIISASGMCEAGRIKHHLKHNLWRSESTVLFVGFQAQGTLGRRILDGEKDVRIFGEEIAVKCRIESLDGFSAHADRDQLIDWVNKFVDKPDKIFLVHGEESVIKEFSKTVYDNTGIETYIPELGETVYVTKTVESIPKDNKTTVKERIKSLLEQWELESSLIQERLLALYDICESEVSEKELQNIEKQMRTLRKKLRQYRNREE; the protein is encoded by the coding sequence ATGAAGGTCACCTTTTTGGGAGCTGCGAAGACAGTAACTGGGTCTAGTTTTTTAATAGAAACTGAGCACAGTAAGTTGTTAGTTGATTGTGGATTGTTTCAAGGTGGAAGGGCTAAGGAAAGAAACGCAAAATCTATTTCTTTTGATTCAAAAGAAATAGATTTTGTATTACTAACTCATGCTCACATTGATCATAGTGGACTGATACCAAAATTAATCAAAGACGGATTTAGAGGAGAAGTTCATGCAACAGAACCAACAGTTGATCTTTGTGGCATTATGCTTCCTGATAGTGGTTATATCCATGAGATGGAAGCAAATTGGAAAAACAGAAAGCGTATGAGAAGTAATAAACCAAAAGTAGAGCCTTTGTATACTGCAGAAGATGCTTATAATAGTTTCGGTCATTTTAGAGAACAAAAATATGAACAGCTAGTTACTTTAACTCCAGAAATAGCGTTTAAGTTTCATGATGCTGGTCATATTTTAGGATCTAGTATTTTAGAGCTATGGATAACAGAGGATGGAAAACAAAATAAATTAGTATTTTCTGGGGATCTAGGTAAACCCAATCAACCGATAATTAAGGACCCATCAATAGTTGAAGAAGCAGATTATCTGTTTTTAGAATCAACTTATGGAACTAGAATACATGAAGATGAAACTACTAGATCAGAAAAACTAGCTCAAGTTATTAATGAGACTATGAAGGCTGAGGGAAATCTAATTATTCCTTCCTTTGCTGTGGGAAGAACTCAAGACCTATTATATACAATTAATAAGCTAATAACAGAAGATAAACTAGAATCTATACCAGATGTTTATATTGATAGTCCCCTTGCTATTTCAGCTACGGAAATTTTTAGACGCCATCCTAGTATGTATGATTTAAAAACACGCAAGTTTATATTAGATGGTGAAAGTCCCTTTGATTCACCATATGTGACATATACTAGAACAGCTGAAGCTTCAAAGGAACTTAATGAACGACAAAAAGGTGCTGTAATTATCTCAGCGAGTGGTATGTGTGAAGCTGGTCGAATAAAGCACCACCTAAAGCATAACCTATGGCGAAGTGAATCTACAGTATTATTTGTTGGTTTTCAGGCTCAAGGTACTCTTGGGAGAAGAATTCTAGATGGAGAAAAAGATGTCCGTATCTTTGGAGAAGAGATAGCTGTAAAGTGTAGAATTGAATCCTTAGATGGTTTTTCTGCTCATGCAGATAGAGATCAGCTTATTGATTGGGTTAATAAATTCGTTGATAAACCAGATAAAATTTTTTTGGTTCATGGTGAAGAAAGTGTTATAAAAGAATTTTCAAAAACTGTTTATGATAATACAGGTATAGAAACTTATATTCCTGAACTAGGTGAAACAGTTTATGTTACAAAAACTGTAGAATCAATACCTAAAGATAACAAAACAACTGTTAAAGAGCGAATAAAGTCATTGTTAGAACAATGGGAGCTAGAGTCATCTTTAATTCAAGAACGATTATTAGCTCTTTATGATATTTGTGAAAGTGAAGTTTCTGAAAAAGAGTTACAAAATATTGAAAAACAAATGCGAACATTAAGGAAAAAACTAAGACAATATAGAAATAGGGAGGAATAA
- a CDS encoding D-2-hydroxyacid dehydrogenase: MKILYTGNLKEDHRHDLLSDFPQVDLVSTANESIMDIEICDSDIFISWGRFITPERIARGKNLKWVHALSTGVDKFLIPEIISSDMLLSNSRGIHKEQISEHVFSFLLPYVRRQFDYRKMQKRKEWEHLTISGLANKTIGIVGLGSIGEEIAKKAKVFDMTVVATKKNPTNSIFVDKMYSSKELNKILPMVDFLVLIVPLTDETQNLIGEKELSLMKKSAFLVNMARGGVVDEKALYKALIDNEIAGAGLDVFSKEPLPQDSPLWELDNCYITPHVGGVSPDYTKKAMALFKENLQAYISGKELPTKVDKHKGY; this comes from the coding sequence TTGAAAATTTTGTATACTGGGAACTTAAAAGAGGATCATAGACATGATCTCTTGTCTGATTTTCCCCAAGTTGATCTAGTATCTACCGCTAATGAATCTATAATGGATATTGAAATTTGTGATAGTGATATCTTTATAAGCTGGGGACGATTTATTACACCAGAGCGAATTGCTAGAGGGAAAAATTTGAAGTGGGTCCATGCTTTAAGTACAGGTGTGGATAAATTTTTGATACCTGAAATTATTAGTTCAGATATGTTACTTTCAAATTCTAGGGGAATACATAAAGAACAAATTTCAGAACATGTATTTTCATTTTTACTTCCCTATGTTAGAAGACAATTTGATTATAGAAAAATGCAAAAAAGAAAAGAGTGGGAACATTTAACTATATCAGGGTTAGCAAATAAAACCATAGGTATAGTAGGACTCGGTTCTATTGGTGAAGAAATAGCTAAAAAAGCAAAAGTATTTGATATGACTGTTGTAGCAACTAAAAAAAATCCGACAAATTCAATATTTGTAGACAAAATGTATAGCTCTAAAGAACTTAACAAAATACTTCCAATGGTTGATTTTCTAGTATTAATTGTTCCTTTAACTGATGAAACACAAAACTTAATAGGAGAAAAAGAACTATCTTTAATGAAAAAGAGTGCCTTTTTAGTTAATATGGCTCGTGGTGGTGTAGTTGATGAAAAAGCACTTTATAAAGCATTAATAGATAATGAAATAGCTGGAGCAGGCCTTGATGTGTTTTCAAAAGAGCCATTACCACAGGATTCACCCCTTTGGGAGTTAGATAATTGTTATATTACTCCTCATGTAGGTGGAGTGTCTCCAGACTATACTAAAAAAGCTATGGCCTTATTTAAAGAAAATCTTCAAGCATATATTAGTGGTAAAGAACTACCAACTAAAGTAGATAAACACAAGGGTTACTAG
- the splB gene encoding spore photoproduct lyase yields MDYKFNPKRIYIEEGALEYPAGRFIKDKFSDKGVPIKIIKTHQRITGIPGKTREQGYREAKKTLVVGIRKSKDFQTCKPSAHYQLPLSTSCPGLCKYCYLNTTLGKKPYLRVYVNIDDILQKAKKYIEERAPEETIFEGAATSDPLPVEEYTGNLKESIEFFAKEPLGRFRFVTKFTNVDSLLSISHNEKTRIRFSLNTDTIIDKHEQGTPGLIDRIKASGKVAEAGYPTGFIIAPIFMYPGFKEEYSELFKKLKEELADTKVTDIPFELITHRFTNRAKKNIEETFPDHDLPMDESERRFKYGQFGYGKYLYSKEEMEDMKSFFEDQIKEHFPTGELTYFV; encoded by the coding sequence ATGGATTATAAATTTAATCCTAAAAGAATATATATTGAAGAAGGAGCTTTAGAGTACCCGGCTGGAAGATTTATAAAGGATAAATTCAGTGACAAAGGTGTTCCTATAAAGATCATAAAGACTCATCAAAGAATAACTGGTATTCCAGGAAAAACTAGAGAACAAGGATATAGAGAAGCTAAAAAAACATTAGTTGTAGGTATTAGAAAATCTAAAGATTTTCAAACATGTAAACCCTCAGCCCACTATCAGCTACCACTTTCCACAAGCTGTCCCGGTTTATGTAAGTATTGTTATTTAAATACTACTTTAGGTAAAAAGCCTTATCTTCGTGTTTATGTAAATATAGACGATATCTTACAAAAAGCTAAAAAGTATATAGAAGAAAGGGCACCTGAAGAAACTATTTTTGAAGGTGCAGCAACTTCTGATCCATTACCTGTAGAAGAGTATACAGGTAATTTAAAAGAAAGTATTGAGTTTTTTGCAAAGGAGCCACTTGGAAGATTTAGATTTGTAACTAAGTTTACCAATGTTGACTCATTATTATCTATTAGTCATAATGAAAAGACTCGCATTAGATTTAGTCTTAACACAGATACCATAATCGATAAACATGAACAGGGGACGCCAGGTTTAATAGACAGAATAAAAGCAAGCGGAAAAGTGGCTGAAGCAGGTTATCCGACTGGTTTTATCATTGCTCCAATTTTTATGTATCCTGGCTTTAAAGAAGAATATAGTGAACTGTTTAAAAAACTAAAAGAGGAATTAGCTGATACTAAAGTAACAGATATACCTTTTGAATTAATCACTCACAGATTTACTAATAGAGCAAAGAAGAATATTGAAGAGACATTTCCTGATCATGACTTACCTATGGATGAATCAGAACGTAGATTTAAATATGGTCAATTTGGTTATGGAAAATACCTATATTCAAAAGAGGAAATGGAGGATATGAAAAGTTTTTTTGAAGATCAAATAAAAGAACATTTTCCCACAGGAGAGCTTACATATTTTGTGTGA